One Nostoc punctiforme PCC 73102 DNA window includes the following coding sequences:
- a CDS encoding COP23 domain-containing protein, which yields MSSQLLRFMSLGILGFSLCLGNSVAMAQYDSTGDGVVVPTVPSGGSSVPIDTSTGIPPSPSSDGTTRFTCQTYNGQSTVMYQPQSQPGQFFPWAAPAALGGGWDAQRRCATIASRLELYRPDGLQELQTSVENNENIVCVTTEANPTCRIVLTVPRGKDPVVIRNSIFQNLTTADNGQQTIAVNTYGDRSSGGNELYNLGRTLLGSGNNRISSSRSGINLKPFLDRQDGGTGNNLRNGVAVRRQSQPNSVRLKPGNFR from the coding sequence ATGTCATCACAACTACTGCGATTTATGTCTTTGGGTATTCTGGGTTTCTCTTTGTGTCTCGGCAATTCGGTAGCAATGGCACAATATGACTCTACTGGCGACGGTGTAGTAGTGCCAACAGTCCCATCAGGTGGCTCATCAGTCCCAATAGACACATCAACAGGTATACCCCCTTCACCCTCATCTGACGGTACAACTCGGTTTACCTGCCAGACTTACAACGGTCAGTCTACCGTTATGTATCAGCCACAAAGTCAACCAGGACAATTCTTTCCTTGGGCAGCACCTGCGGCTTTGGGCGGTGGTTGGGATGCACAAAGACGTTGTGCAACAATTGCCAGTCGCTTAGAACTTTATCGTCCAGATGGCTTACAAGAACTCCAGACATCTGTAGAGAATAACGAAAATATTGTCTGCGTCACAACAGAAGCTAACCCAACCTGTAGAATTGTGCTGACAGTACCACGTGGAAAAGATCCTGTTGTAATCCGCAATAGTATTTTTCAGAACTTGACTACTGCTGACAACGGACAGCAAACTATAGCCGTTAACACTTATGGCGATCGCAGTAGTGGAGGGAATGAATTATATAATTTAGGACGTACACTTTTAGGGAGTGGCAATAATCGGATTAGTTCATCTAGAAGTGGCATTAATCTAAAACCTTTCCTCGATCGCCAAGATGGTGGTACTGGAAACAATTTGCGAAATGGAGTAGCAGTTCGTCGCCAGTCTCAGCCTAACTCTGTTCGCTTAAAACCTGGTAATTTCCGCTAA